The following are from one region of the Ananas comosus cultivar F153 linkage group 20, ASM154086v1, whole genome shotgun sequence genome:
- the LOC109725766 gene encoding beta-1,4-mannosyl-glycoprotein 4-beta-N-acetylglucosaminyltransferase-like isoform X1 produces the protein MPEAGYYNNSKKTDDICEDVCGEQASKAALSMSRLRCALRGFDFRALLILFIGVPLLILFIYVHGQKITYFLRPLWESPPKPFTVIPHYYHENVSMENLCRLHGWGIRENPRRVFDAVLFSNELDILEIRWNELSPYVSEFVLLESNSTFTGLVKPLYFAKNRRQFEFAESRLTYGTIGGRFVKGENPFVEESYQRVALDQLIRIAGITDDDLLIMSDVDEIPSGHTIDLLRWCDDIPDKIHLQLRNYLYSFEFYLDDRSWRASVHKYRAGRTRYAHFRQTDDLLADSGWHCSFCFRRISDFVFKMKAYSHVDRVRFAYFLNPSRIQDVICRGADLFDMLPEEYTFQEIIAKLGPIPRTFSAVRLPGHLLKNVERFRYLLPGNCRRESG, from the coding sequence CAGGCTTCGAAGGCGGCTCTGAGCATGTCGAGGCTCCGGTGCGCGCTCCGCGGGTTCGATTTCAGGGCCTTGTTGATTCTCTTCATCGGCGTTCCGCTCCTTATTCTATTCATCTATGTTCATGGCCAAAAGATCACCTACTTTCTCCGCCCCCTGTGGGAATCCCCGCCGAAGCCGTTCACGGTGATCCCTCACTATTATCATGAGAATGTGTCCATGGAAAACCTATGCCGGCTCCACGGATGGGGGATCCGCGAGAACCCCCGCCGTGTCTTCGACGCCGTGCTCTTCAGCAATGAGCTCGACATTCTCGAAATCCGGTGGAACGAGCTGAGCCCCTATGTCTCGGAGTTCGTGCTCCTCGAGTCGAATTCAACGTTCACCGGCCTGGTCAAGCCCCTCTACTTCGCGAAGAACCGGCGCCAATTCGAGTTCGCGGAGTCGAGGCTGACTTACGGGACGATCGGAGGGCGGTTCGTGAAAGGGGAGAACCCCTTCGTCGAGGAGTCGTACCAAAGAGTGGCTCTGGATCAGCTTATCAGGATCGCGGGAATTACCGACGACGATTTGTTGATCATGTCCGACGTCGACGAGATCCCAAGCGGCCACACGATCGATCTCTTGCGGTGGTGCGATGATATTCCTGATAAAATTCACCTCCAGCTACGGAATTACTTGTACTCCTTCGAGTTCTACCTCGACGACCGGAGCTGGAGGGCCTCCGTGCACAAATACCGTGCCGGGAGAACGAGATACGCGCACTTCCGCCAGACCGATGACTTGCTAGCGGATTCCGGGTGGCATTGCAGCTTCTGCTTCCGCCGCATAAGCGACTTCGTATTCAAAATGAAGGCTTATAGCCACGTGGACAGAGTGCGGTTCGCCTACTTCTTGAACCCGTCGAGGATCCAGGATGTCATTTGTCGAGGGGCGGATCTTTTCGACATGCTCCCTGAAGAATACACTTTCCAGGAAATCATTGCAAAGTTGGGGCCGATCCCCCGCACTTTCTCTGCGGTCCGACTCCCCGGCCACCTATTGAAAAATGTCGAGAGGTTTAGATACCTCCTCCCGGGAAATTGTAGAAGAGAAAGTGGCTAA
- the LOC109725766 gene encoding beta-1,4-mannosyl-glycoprotein 4-beta-N-acetylglucosaminyltransferase-like isoform X2, which yields MPEAGYYNNSKKTDDICEDVCGEASKAALSMSRLRCALRGFDFRALLILFIGVPLLILFIYVHGQKITYFLRPLWESPPKPFTVIPHYYHENVSMENLCRLHGWGIRENPRRVFDAVLFSNELDILEIRWNELSPYVSEFVLLESNSTFTGLVKPLYFAKNRRQFEFAESRLTYGTIGGRFVKGENPFVEESYQRVALDQLIRIAGITDDDLLIMSDVDEIPSGHTIDLLRWCDDIPDKIHLQLRNYLYSFEFYLDDRSWRASVHKYRAGRTRYAHFRQTDDLLADSGWHCSFCFRRISDFVFKMKAYSHVDRVRFAYFLNPSRIQDVICRGADLFDMLPEEYTFQEIIAKLGPIPRTFSAVRLPGHLLKNVERFRYLLPGNCRRESG from the coding sequence GCTTCGAAGGCGGCTCTGAGCATGTCGAGGCTCCGGTGCGCGCTCCGCGGGTTCGATTTCAGGGCCTTGTTGATTCTCTTCATCGGCGTTCCGCTCCTTATTCTATTCATCTATGTTCATGGCCAAAAGATCACCTACTTTCTCCGCCCCCTGTGGGAATCCCCGCCGAAGCCGTTCACGGTGATCCCTCACTATTATCATGAGAATGTGTCCATGGAAAACCTATGCCGGCTCCACGGATGGGGGATCCGCGAGAACCCCCGCCGTGTCTTCGACGCCGTGCTCTTCAGCAATGAGCTCGACATTCTCGAAATCCGGTGGAACGAGCTGAGCCCCTATGTCTCGGAGTTCGTGCTCCTCGAGTCGAATTCAACGTTCACCGGCCTGGTCAAGCCCCTCTACTTCGCGAAGAACCGGCGCCAATTCGAGTTCGCGGAGTCGAGGCTGACTTACGGGACGATCGGAGGGCGGTTCGTGAAAGGGGAGAACCCCTTCGTCGAGGAGTCGTACCAAAGAGTGGCTCTGGATCAGCTTATCAGGATCGCGGGAATTACCGACGACGATTTGTTGATCATGTCCGACGTCGACGAGATCCCAAGCGGCCACACGATCGATCTCTTGCGGTGGTGCGATGATATTCCTGATAAAATTCACCTCCAGCTACGGAATTACTTGTACTCCTTCGAGTTCTACCTCGACGACCGGAGCTGGAGGGCCTCCGTGCACAAATACCGTGCCGGGAGAACGAGATACGCGCACTTCCGCCAGACCGATGACTTGCTAGCGGATTCCGGGTGGCATTGCAGCTTCTGCTTCCGCCGCATAAGCGACTTCGTATTCAAAATGAAGGCTTATAGCCACGTGGACAGAGTGCGGTTCGCCTACTTCTTGAACCCGTCGAGGATCCAGGATGTCATTTGTCGAGGGGCGGATCTTTTCGACATGCTCCCTGAAGAATACACTTTCCAGGAAATCATTGCAAAGTTGGGGCCGATCCCCCGCACTTTCTCTGCGGTCCGACTCCCCGGCCACCTATTGAAAAATGTCGAGAGGTTTAGATACCTCCTCCCGGGAAATTGTAGAAGAGAAAGTGGCTAA